A region of Diadema setosum chromosome 15, eeDiaSeto1, whole genome shotgun sequence DNA encodes the following proteins:
- the LOC140238839 gene encoding cationic amino acid transporter 4-like encodes MSCPGSSQICGAILRQKKMQYDLSSTPLDRCLSTADLSLIAIGCMLGSGVYVLTGEIAGEMAGPGGTVSFIISGLVALLAALCYMECATRLPETGASYLYAYVSFGEIFAFMIGWNAVILRVMSVALVSRGWSAYFDNVLNGVVGNWTVDVVLQGEPWDSPILGKYPDFLAAGIAFLTCVLVAVGTSISARANGFFVSINVVTVIMVFVAGLVYADFETLTEPDGYFPFGVPGVMTGAAACFTGYCGFEAVAFSAEEAKNPSRGLPIAVIVGFIVSMMCYSGVLLALTSMVPYNEIVVESPFVSAFAAVGANWMQYIVAVGALCSMTGCIINCVYCVARCIYALARDGLLPKFLGYTHPVSRTPVPATLFGGSLSVLITIFIDFVSLIQFLSLVAFVEFIIVVASCIMLRYRPQQDTSGYAPLDGGNTVVTEVTPVHNGSIQNGSTPKGYHDSSEGTPLINTNNNGATREVSVIRYHDSAMRRRPGRAVAISLLCFIGFSCGAMYLLTHKTSEISSGNVAYVCSFAVLAALTLFSAIPLLKLPQYNDNIPFKIPLMPYLPLLSLVSNIFLMVQFNSIAFIEFFVWTGIGILVYFCYGIRYSHESPANKHRVSKHVNRAADDEKAETIPINRDFDTSDHGSRRSSADNNAYWAGDSLVSSSETSFAAH; translated from the exons atgtCTTGTCCAGGGAGCAGTCAGATTTGTGGCGCCATCTTGCGGCAGAAGAAGATGCAGTACGACTTGAGCTCGACGCCACTTGATCGATGCCTCAGCACTGCCGATCTATCGCTGATCGCTATCGGCTGCATGTTGGGGTCCGGTGTGTACGTACTCACTGGCGAG aTCGCTGGTGAAATGGCAGGTCCCGGAGGTACGGTTTCTTTCATCATATCTGGTCTGGTTGCCCTATTGGCAGCGCTCTGCTACATGGAGTGCGCAACCAGGCTTCCGGAGACAGGGGCATCCTACCTCTATGCTTACGTCAGCTTCGGCGAGATATTCGCGTTCATGATCGGTTGGAATGCCGTCATCCTCCGAGTGATGTCGGTTGCGTTGGTGTCTCGAGGCTGGAGTGCTTACTTCGACAACGTTTTGAACGGCGTTGTCGGAAACTGGACAGTTGACGTCGTGTTGCAAGGCGAGCCTTGGGACTCGCCCATCCTTGGGAAGTATCCCGATTTCTTGGCTGCTGGGATAGCTTTTCTCACCTGCGTACTGGTTGCTGTCGGAACGTCCATATCAGCCCGGGCTAATGGTTTCTTCGTCTCCATCAACGTAGTGACGGTCATCATGGTGTTTGTCGCGGGTTTGGTGTATGCAGACTTCGAGACGCTCACCGAGCCGGACGGGTACTTCCCGTTTGGTGTTCCTGGAGTCATGACCGGCGCTGCGGCCTGTTTCACGGGTTACTGTGGATTTGAGGCAGTGGCATTCAGCGCGGAAGAAGCGAAGAATCCAAGCAGAGGCCTTCCCATCGCTGTCATCGTCGGATTCATCGTGTCCATGATGTGCTACTCGGGCGTACTTCTCGCCTTAACGTCGATGGTCCCTTACAACGAAATCGTCGTGGAGTCCCCGTTCGTGAGCGCTTTCGCCGCGGTGGGAGCCAACTGGATGCAGTATATCGTGGCCGTGGGTGCCCTGTGCAGCATGACTGGCTGTATTATCAACTGCGTCTACTGCGTGGCCAGATGCATATACGCACTGGCCCGGGATGGACTCCTGCCCAAGTTCTTGGGGTACACCCATCCCGTATCCCGTACACCGGTGCCTGCGACGCTCTTCGGGGGATCACTCTCAGTCCTCATCACGATCTTCATCGACTTCGTTTCTCTGATCCAGTTCTTGTCCCTGGTAGCCTTCGTTGAATTCATCATCGTTGTCGCTTCTTGCATCATGCTGCGGTATCGCCCGCAGCAGGATACCTCGGGGTACGCCCCGCTCGACGGAGGCAACACCGTAGTCACAGAAGTCACCCCAGTTCACAACGGGAGCATACAGAACGGAAGCACTCCGAAAGGATACCACGACAGTTCCGAAGGCACGCCCTTGatcaacaccaacaacaatGGTGCGACCAGGGAGGTGTCAGTGATACGTTACCACGACAGCGCGATGAGGCGCAGACCCGGTCGAGCCGTGGCGATATCTCTTCTGTGCTTCATCGGATTCTCCTGCGGAGCGATGTACCTTCTGACGCATAAAACCTCTGAAATCAGCTCCGGGAATGTGGCTTACGTCTGCAGCTTTGCCGTGTTAGCAGCACTGACTCTGTTCTCCGCCATACCACTTCTCAAGCTGCCGCAATACAATGATAACATCCCCTTCAAG ATCCCACTGATGCCGTATTTACCTCTACTTAGTCTCGTCTCCAACATCTTCCTCATGGTGCAGTTCAACAGCATCGCTTTTATCGAGTTCTTCGTCTGGACTGGAATAG GGATCTTGGTCTACTTCTGCTACGGAATAAGGTACAGCCACGAATCCCCCGCCAACAAACATCGTGTGTCAAAACATGTCAACAGGGCGGCAGACGACGAGAAAGCCGAAACGATACCGATAAATCGGGATTTCGATACATCGGATCACGGGTCGCGTCGATCGAGCGCCGATAACAACGCATACTGGGCCGGCGATAGTTTGGTATCCTCATCCGAAACGAGTTTCGCGGCGcattga